The following are encoded together in the Humulus lupulus chromosome 5, drHumLupu1.1, whole genome shotgun sequence genome:
- the LOC133778807 gene encoding auxin response factor 16-like, which produces MNEPGEAGERRNVVDPLLWHACAGRLVHVPPVNANVFYFPQGHVEHAGANADYTAAYRVPPNIHCRVTAVEFNVELDSDEVFTRISLVPLPIEAYIEAINRDCVDDVLGGIVNLERPQFFSKVLTQSDAHNGGGFSVPKKLAETIFPALDYNDDPPVQTLRARDVQGRIWRFRHVYRGRPLRHLLTTGWSKFVNAKKLVAGDSIVFSKADNGEVSVGIRRVKRESRVGRKRAESAIEAVNNGTTEFCVEATAVYAAVMRKSQLGPGARFKMAFESEDSSRVSWFMGSINSDVDDQPSRWLDSLWRLLQVTWDGGDIKFVRCINPWLVRVVSTHTIQNKDRDRDGGRGRGRGRDRDGTHAAKQLEKSTNTENNNNQILHLFGVRIDTGQKSCL; this is translated from the exons atgaacgaACCTGGTGAAGCAGGAGAGAGGAGGAACGTGGTAGATCCCCTGCTATGGCACGCCTGCGCCGGACGTCTGGTTCACGTTCCTCCGGTCAATGCGAATGTGTTTTACTTCCCTCAGGGCCACGTCGAGCACGCCGGAGCCAACGCCGATTACACAGCCGCATATAGAGTTCCGCCGAACATTCACTGCCGAGTCACGGCCGTGGAGTTCAACGTGGAATTAGATAGCGATGAGGTTTTCACCAGGATTAGTCTCGTCCCGTTGCCGATTGAAGCCTATATCGAGGCCATCAACCGCGACTGCGTCGACGACGTTCTGGGCGGGATTGTGAACTTAGAGAGACCGCAGTTTTTTTCTAAGGTGCTTACACAATCCGACGCTCACAATGGCGGTGGTTTCTCAGTTCCGAAGAAACTGGCGGAGACTATTTTTCCGGCATTAGATTACAATGATGATCCGCCGGTTCAGACTCTTCGAGCCAGGGATGTTCAGGGCAGGATTTGGAGGTTTCGGCATGTGTATAGGGGGAGGCCTCTTCGGCATTTGTTGACTACAGGCTGGAGTAAATTCGTTAACGCCAAGAAACTGGTAGCCGGAGACTCGATCGTGTTCTCGAAGGCTGACAATGGCGAGGTCTCTGTCGGAATCAGGCGAGTGAAGAGGGAAAGTAGGGTAGGAAGAAAGAGGGCTGAGAGTGCTATTGAAGCTGTAAATAATGGTACCACAGAGTTCTGCGTTGAGGCCACGGCGGTGTATGCGGCGGTGATGAGGAAGAGTCAGTTGGGCCCTGGGGCAAGATTTAAGATGGCTTTCGAGAGTGAGGATTCCTCTCGGGTGAGCTGGTTCATGGGATCCATTAACTCTGATGTAGATGATCAACCAAGCCGCTGGCTTGATTCTCTGTGGCGCCTTCTACAG GTGACATGGGATGGAGGAGATATCAAATTTGTGAGGTGCATCAACCCATGGTTGGTCCGAGTGGTGAGCACACATACCATCCAAAACAAGGACCGTGACCGTGACGGTGGCCGTGGCCGTGGCCGTGGCCGTGACCGTGACGGCACACATGCAGCCAAGCAATTGGAGAAGTCCACCAATACTGAAAACAACAACAACCAGATACTTCACTTATTTGGTGTACGCATAGACACTGGACAAAAAAGCTGTCTCTAA